The Phycodurus eques isolate BA_2022a chromosome 8, UOR_Pequ_1.1, whole genome shotgun sequence nucleotide sequence attttgtatttgcgtgtttattcaattgagttgtacaagaTATTGGTCACGTTAATGACGGAAAGTGTTTTTCCACGATTTATCTtgggtctcattttttaatatcacaaaaacgtgGCACGTCAATACGGGCGTTTCGAGTTTTGAAATCCACTGTACGTGTGCATGGGATGATGCAGATGGCAAAAATGCATTGAAATACTGCGATAATGGGAGTGTTTTGCGGCACGCGGCCGGCGGCCCACCGGTTGAGTGGGCCTCCTCGATGTAGACCACCAGAAAGTCGGCCACGTCGCCGAAGTCCCGGACGAGCTGCTTGAACAGGTCCAGCTTGAACATGAACGGCGGTCAGGAGCAACTTCCGAAGCTCAACACCAGAGGCCTCGAACCTGCACGCGCAGCAAGGAGGGAGTGGAGATTCACGCGGGCTGCGTAGCAACGGGTGGATAATTCCGTTCATTCGAAAACAATTAGTTCAGgaaactttgttgttttatcgAAGAAACGGTTTcacatgtaaaacaaacaattgagGGTCAGCTGAATTCGTGGTTCATTTGTGAATACTACAACTTGAGAAATATCagcagttatttttatttcatcacaTTCTTGTTTCAATTGCTATAAATCAATGACGAATACTGCATTCATATGTATTTAATCGTTGACAAACCTTAACGGCCATTAAATCAATTATGAATGATACATTTAAAGAGATTTTACtccgttttatttgaaaatgtattgttttacgaaaaaaagatctttctttaatgtaaaacattttgttttttttatgttttaattattgGTTCATTCATTCTCATGAATTATGAATACTACAactgaaaaaaacttttttacatcaaataaaaatagcacttttttatttaatcaaattctTCTAAGACAAACCATATATCAATTCTAATGTATTCGTGTGTATTTAATCACTGGCAAATTGATTATCATTATGAATTACGAGTGTTACATTTAAGAGAATTcttttgactaaattaaaatacGTTGGTCAAATTAGAATtggatattttgtatttaatgaaaGCATTCGAACGGGGAGGGTCGCAGTTTGAACTTTTTCTGCAGTTGCTcgataaataaattataaattgcTTACAGAATTGTTCGCATCACTACAGTTGTtacgaatatatatatatatatatatatatatatatatatatatatatatatatatatttattttttttttaaacacacacacacacaacactcaTCATAGGTTTGTTATTTTCCAGACTGTTAAGTTGGTTTGAAGTTTTTGAAGCGGCGCCTCCTTTGAAATAGGAAGAGGTTTCATTTCCCCGCGTGATCAAGAACATGTCCCTCTTGTAAAAAGGAATATGGACTTCCTAACCATTTTCGTAATGCCATGTCGTGCTCACCCACGCTGCAGAATGGTTCCATTTCCAACCCCACCGCCGCCACCGACCTCATCTAAAGCGCTGCCCCATACGTCTGTTGGAAACCAAAGAAAACGGGACCGAAATTTGCCTTACCGTTGAAGAAGTTGCAGATGCTGCTCTGCTGCTCGTCCATGGAGACCACGGGCGAGTCCGGAGCTCGTTCCCCCACGAACGCCTTCTGTCCCAGCGACGCCCACATGTGCGCCGCGGCCGTTTTGACGAACGTGTGGGTCAGGAACGTGGGGCCCCAGTCGTCGTACGTGAAACTGGGATTCTTGTTCATCGTGGTCCTTTCGTTCATCTTCAGGATCGCCTCCTTGGCCAAGGCTGGCGAAATCAAGTGCACGGCGCGCAGGACGACGTTCAAACACAGCACGTAGAGTAACATGAAGCCGGTTCGGACGTACAGGCGCACCTTTTGCACGAGCATGACCGCAGCGGCCGCGACCGAGTCGCCGAGTGGGAGGCGAGCGTGTTTGGAGAGCCGGGAAATAGCGCGCGATGCCTTCACGGGAGGAGGCGTCCGCTTCCGCCTGCAGCGCGCGACGCCTTCACGCGCAGCTCGGAATTTCGAAAGCCACCTGTTGCGGAAAGTTACACGACAGCACGTAAGCGACCGTTTCGACGTTTGGGCTCGCTTACCAATGCCCTGCagtaatttgttatttttctttttttctagaaaaaaataataataatataattaaatcttttttttttaatcgaaaaaaaaaacatttctatttttttttttatctaaagaaaatgttttttcccattttttttttttttaaatcaaaaaataaaaacactctcTTTGACAACGGTTTTacgcccccgcccccaaaaataaaactattataAGCCAATGTAAACTTATACAGTGGTGACCATGGAAGGATGCAATTTTCCACAATTTTGTTACAATTCTTAGTATAAACCTGAAAGTGGCAAATTTgtaaaatgatctttttaaaaaaaaaaaaaaaaaaaaaaaagcatccctTTCTGGCCACCACACCACTTGTGGGCACAatatggtggcaaagcactacttttctattacaTAGGGCTTGGAGTACACAAATAGCGCTGCAGcagttattttaataatagatTAATCTGTCAGTCAGTTATTTTCCGATTCATCGACGACTACACCATtgcaaattgacagtgcagaaaatacacaaacacgaTTCTGACTCAGTTCCTGGTTCGTCCCGTAACGTCAGAAAATCGGAAAAGATTTcaccattgttttccaaagtaaaaagcAGATGATTgccaatgtcttattttgattatacAAAAAGATGATTAGCCTGCTTTTATGGAggactaaaaaataaaaaataaaattctctaaACGATGACTCAGTTAGCAAAACAGTTATCGATTCATTCCCAAATCGGTTAGTTGTCAATGAATCGATTGTAGTACCGCTAAACACGAGCCATAGCCAAAGATTTAGGACGAAGGCTGCAGTAGAAGATCCTCCTCCCACTTCAACATAGAACACTGCCTGGAGATTAGTCTTGAATTCACGCTCGTAACTCGGTGCGGATAATGCCATTCGTCCATTCCAGCCTCTCCCCTCGGAAAATGTGTTTCATGAGAAAAACAGCTCTCTGCACTTTATAAATCACAAAAGCATACGGTAATAATATAATTCAACTGAATAAGTTTTTGTCGCACTTTGGCCTTCACCTGTGCTGCTCAATCTGGTGTGCACGctttggccacctggaggcagtaGAAGACAAGACAGATGGGTATACCGTACATTGAGCCGTCTAACTCCTCTCCATCAGTACGACACTAATAACAgccgttcttcgcagaggatcaAGAAAATATGCATTAGTATTGCTATATGCTCCGTGTACGTGTGTTCTAGCAACATTTATATCCCTTGCTTAAAAGGTGACAAAGGCGCCACacggatgcaaaaaaaaactcctctaagttgggtcacttgtaaCGTAGCCCTTTATGTACCCACTTTGATGCCCCTCGCATGTGGGGAAGGAGACTCCCAGtcaccgatgcacttttcaggcGTTGATCGAACACTGGGAGAACAGCAAAACGAAACGAGCACATTCACGCGGGCGCTGCTGTCGACCGCAGcccacgcccagacactcacgcaGATTCGCTGATGTCACGCGTAGacaccccaccaggccccgcctcttaaagggacacgcatgtacacacacacacacacactacaataaatacagtattttctgtacattgtatgcttgcaattttttgGGGGCGTGTTGAAGTACATTAACAATGTGCTTAACAGTGAAACTGCAATGATATTTGCCTTTACATATTTACACCAAAAGAACAATATGAAAAGCTGACTTGTGGCAATCGGACCAAAGGAGGTCTCCGCCTGTCAATCACTCTCCTCGGAGTCGTACTTGAAGTCCTGCATAATCTCGCTGAGCGCCTCGTGGGTCTTGATGATCCTGAACAATCCCAGCACGCAAGTACGTCAGCTTAATGAGTCATGCGGTAACCACGGCGACGGCGACGGCCCTCACTCGTGTTTGAGCTGCTGGATGGTCTCCTGACAGGTGTCCTGCTCTTCCGGGCGGTCCTGAGCCCGCTGCCTGGCCAGCTGCAGTTGAGCTGTCTGAACGCAAAGCACAAGTCGAGTCTGTCGcgtattcatcaaaaacaaacaaaaaacaaaaaacacaaacaaacaaaaaaatggtggtcTTAGtcctaaaaaatatttgatattattttaagtaacattatacacagtttAAACATGAACACTGCACTTAGCTgtaggaaaatgaaaatatagaTAGAAAATTTTAAAGTTACATGAAAatggacctaaaaaaaaaaccatgttaTTAAAGACTaactgcaaatgtattgcacttcaaagttaaatacaacggaACTGTGCATAGGCCGTGATTCATTTGAAGAAGCCCGCAAACGACCCTTTTTTGCAACACGGCACATAAAAGCCAAATATAAATCGTGCCTAATTATATGTTTAAAACCAAAAGGTTCTGAAAGATTTAATCCAAGAAGTAGGAGCAGTATAGTTTGCGACGTTAGTCTAATGGAACAGTTGCCTCAGTCATACTTGCACTTTTTcgtaaaacaagacaaaaaaaaaaacatttttttgtcaggaTTTTGTATCgcaagttaaaaatgactgacAATTGTGCTATTGTGTCAGCGAtatacaactgaactgga carries:
- the dio1 gene encoding type I iodothyronine deiodinase isoform X2, whose product is MLVQKVRLYVRTGFMLLYVLCLNVVLRAVHLISPALAKEAILKMNERTTMNKNPSFTYDDWGPTFLTHTFVKTAAAHMWASLGQKAFVGERAPDSPVVSMDEQQSSICNFFNGSRPLVLSFGSCSUPPFMFKLDLFKQLVRDFGDVADFLVVYIEEAHSTDGWAFTNNIQVRKHRSLEDRMAAAQILIREDPLCPVVVDQMSNTASTEYGALPERLYVLREGKVLYKGGMGPWGYSPLEVRSVLEKMK
- the dio1 gene encoding type I iodothyronine deiodinase isoform X1, with the protein product MCSFRFAVLPVFDQRLKSASVTGSLLPHMRGASKWLSKFRAAREGVARCRRKRTPPPVKASRAISRLSKHARLPLGDSVAAAAVMLVQKVRLYVRTGFMLLYVLCLNVVLRAVHLISPALAKEAILKMNERTTMNKNPSFTYDDWGPTFLTHTFVKTAAAHMWASLGQKAFVGERAPDSPVVSMDEQQSSICNFFNGSRPLVLSFGSCSUPPFMFKLDLFKQLVRDFGDVADFLVVYIEEAHSTDGWAFTNNIQVRKHRSLEDRMAAAQILIREDPLCPVVVDQMSNTASTEYGALPERLYVLREGKVLYKGGMGPWGYSPLEVRSVLEKMK